The following proteins are encoded in a genomic region of Amphiura filiformis chromosome 11, Afil_fr2py, whole genome shotgun sequence:
- the LOC140163930 gene encoding uncharacterized protein gives MLEKYWGLAKNVGTNGKNWTTIKDAIQHAGIDRIDMTLSTCEVLNVRDYWDISNVICYNGKSHLFYIFSYLAELQKQLQKYGQPYFHYTETNVAHEETGRRIQTFDDDLANYLRSLSTQKNTLTVLLADHGMHYGSLLSKTREAQVEMTHPMLVIHASKDLPQLIGEDKMKALALNQDRLVSILDLHYALHTLAPGGSIEVATEHAKYNVESMGLLAPIDVNRTCDSIPILDYNGCICESYNTKYVANNTRQMMLAEFALGEINNMIRSQFRAKHPDAATGFGSCQRLLATWFGDVRETSQTGEVTTQLDIHVPAGKNASQDEDVFSVSVRISDTHKMILNHYKRISRYGPYEACADEGVDINLCICSLIRPIIRPDYMAIPPWHSGLPDVFQHNSTTKALDNSSCLYIFERRTPSGMTLEASSKCSKTSYFLEVHAGTLENISTSVPLPYRVMVNPGDMMFLLVFIQNNHKAGWNVEYTVKYELI, from the exons ATGTTGGAAAAATATTGGGGCCTTGCAAAGAACGTTGGGACTAATGGTAAGAATTGGACAACGATTAAAGACGCTATCCAACACGCTGGTATTGATAGAATTGATATGACATTGTCTACTTGTGAAGTACTTAATGTTCGTGACTATTGGGACATTAGCAATGTTATATGTTACAACGGAAAGTCCCATCTATTTTACATCTTTTCATATTTAGCTGAATTACAAAAACAGTTACAGAAATATGGTCAGCCATATTTTCACTACACGGAGACGAACGTCGCGCACGAAGAAACCGGACGGAGGATACAGACTTTTGATGATGATCTTGCTAATTACTTGCGCTCTTTATCAACCCAGAAAAATACGTTAACGGTGTTACTTGCGGATCATGGCATGCATTACGGAAGTTTATTGTCGAAAACACGTGAAGCTCAAGTTGAAATGACCCATCCTATGTTAGTGATACATGCCTCAAAGGACTTGCCTCAACTAATTGGAGAAGATAAAATGAAGGCATTGGCACTTAACCAGGATCGGCTCGTCAGCATACTTGATCTTCATTACGCTCTCCATACACTAGCTCCAGGGGGCAGCATTGAAGTGGCAACTGAGCATGCTAAGTATAATGTTGAATCGATGGGATTGTTAGCACCAATTGATGTCAATAGAACATGTGATTCAATCCCAATTCTTGATTACAATGGATGTATATGTGAAAGTTATAATACTAAATATGTTGCCAATAACACAAGACAGATGATGTTGGCAGAATTTGCTTTAGGAGAGATAAACAATATGATACGAAGTCAGTTCCGAGCTAAACATCCTGATGCGGCGACTGGGTTTGGTTCATGCCAGAGACTGTTAGCAACATGGTTTGGCGATGTGCGTGAAACTTCTCAGACG GGCGAGGTAACCACCCAGCTAGATATTCACGTACCTGCTGGCAAGAACGCGAGCCAAGACGAAGATGTGTTCTCTGTTTCAGTACGTATTTCCGACACCCACAAAATGATTCTAAACCACTACAAGCGGATATCCAGATACGGTCCATACGAAGCATGCGCAGATGAAGGCGTTGACATCAACCTTTGCATTTGTTCCTTGATTCGACCAATCATCAGACCAGATTACATGGCCATCCCACCGTGGCATTCAGGGTTGCCAGATGTGTTTCAGCATAACAGTACCACTAAAGCTTTGGATAACAGCAGCTGTCTGTACATATTTGAAAGGAGAACACCATCGGGTATGACCTTGGAGGCGTCTTCGAAGTGCTCAAAGACATCCTATTTCTTGGAAGTGCATGCAGGTACTCTTGAAAATATTTCCACTTCAGTACCATTGCCGTATCGTGTAATGGTGAACCCTGGTGATATGATGTTCCTTTTAGtgtttattcaaaataatcacaAAGCCGGATGGAATGTGGAATATACTGTCAAATATGAATTAATATGA